The window ATCAGAGAGAATAAACTCGGAAAAGACCACCCTGACGTGGCAACCACACTCAACAATCTAGCCTTGCTGCATGGGGCACAGGGCCGCTACAAGGAAGCGGAGCCGTTGTATCAACGCGCCATTGCCATCATGAAGGCCAAATTCCCCGGCGGCCATTCGTATCTTGATATTTTTCAGGCCAACTACGACGCCCTGAAGAAAAAAATGGCCGAAAAGCAGTAATTCGTCCCTGGCAGCGGCACGGCCAGAGAGGCGTTACCCGGCTACTGGATATGCTGCTGGGCAAAATGCTGCCGAGGACTTGTTGAGCAACGTTGTCCACTTTTGCCACGCTCAAGCGAACCTACCAACTGGATACCCATAAACATACAACAGGGGCTGCAACCATGACAAACGATTCTTTTACAGCATCAGAAATCGACAAAGAGACAAAGCGCCTGCATGAAAGGCTGCATAAGCTTGGTTGGACACGAGAGGGATGTCGTTTACTGGCACCAACCACCCTCGAGATCAACACCTTAAAAAAGGAACAAGGCGCGCTTATCCTTGTCCATTCCTATCAAACGCCTGACATCATGTACGGTGTGGCCGACTTTGTTGGTGATTCCTACGACCTCAGCCGCAAAGCAAGCGAGCACCCTGCCCGGAAAATTATCTTCAGCTCTGTCTATTTTATGGGTGAAACAGCCAAGCTGCTCAACCCTGAAAAAGAAGTACTGGTTCCCAGAAAAGCGGGTTGCTCACTGGCGGATTCCATCACTGCGGAACAGGTCAGAGAGTTACGGAAACAATACCCGGATGCCGGAGTTGTCTGTTATGTGAACACCTATGCCTCGGTAAAAGCTGAAAGCGATGCCTGCTGCACCTCGTCCAATGTGCAAGCGGTTGTTCAGGCCATGCCCCAGGAAGAAATCATCTTTATTCCTGATCAGATGATGGGCATGAACCTCCAGAATATGACCTCCAAAACCATCATCCCCTG is drawn from Candidatus Electrothrix aestuarii and contains these coding sequences:
- the nadA gene encoding quinolinate synthase NadA, whose product is MSTFATLKRTYQLDTHKHTTGAATMTNDSFTASEIDKETKRLHERLHKLGWTREGCRLLAPTTLEINTLKKEQGALILVHSYQTPDIMYGVADFVGDSYDLSRKASEHPARKIIFSSVYFMGETAKLLNPEKEVLVPRKAGCSLADSITAEQVRELRKQYPDAGVVCYVNTYASVKAESDACCTSSNVQAVVQAMPQEEIIFIPDQMMGMNLQNMTSKTIIPWQGTCIVHDEFNENSIQQIRQQFPDAEILAHPECSPGIVSLVDFVGGTAAMLKHVQSSPATTFMLVTECGLTDRLKAEYPEKNIVGSCILCPYMKEIGLTDILDTLKNPSPENRVELEPALAEKARACLDNMFALEKKSGSSI